One Oryza glaberrima chromosome 10, OglaRS2, whole genome shotgun sequence DNA segment encodes these proteins:
- the LOC127786405 gene encoding cell division control protein 48 homolog E: MASQGEPSSSADPKGKKDYSTAILERKKSPNRLVVDEATNDDNSVVALHPDTMERLQLFRGDTVLLKGKKRKDTICIVLADETCEEPKIRMNKVVRKNLRVRLGDVVSVHQCQDVKYGKRVHILPIDDTVEGITGNLFDAFLKPYFLEAYRPVRKGDLFLVRGGMRSVEFKVIETDPTEYCIVAPDTEIFCDGEPIKREDEERLDEVGYDDVGGVRKQMAQIRELVELPLRHPQLFKSIGVKPPKGILLYGPPGSGKTLIARAVANETGAFFFLINGPEIMSKLAGESESNLRKAFEEAEKNAPSIIFIDEIDSIAPKREKTNGEVERRIVSQLLTLMDGLKARSHVIVMGATNRPNSIDPALRRFGRFDREIDIGVPDEVGRLEVLRIHTKNMKLAEDVDLELIAKDTHGYVGADLAALCTEAALQCIREKMDIIDLEDETIDAEILNSMAVTNDHFKTALGTSNPSALRETVVEVPNVSWEDIGGLENVKRELQETVQYPVEHPEKFEKFGMSPSKGVLFYGPPGCGKTLLAKAIANECQANFISVKGPELLTMWFGESEANVREIFDKARQSAPCVLFFDELDSIATQRGSSVGDAGGAADRVLNQLLTEMDGMNAKKTVFIIGATNRPDIIDPALLRPGRLDQLIYIPLPDEQSRLQIFKACLRKSPVAKDVDLNALAKYTQGFSGADITEICQRACKYAIRENIEKDIERERRSKENPEAMEEDEVDDIAEIKAAHFEESMKYARRSVSDADIRKYQAFAQTLQQSRGFGSEFRFERTEAGAGAAADPFASAAAVADDDDLYS, translated from the exons GGCAAGAAGAGGAAAGATACTATTTGCATTGTCCTTGCGGATGAAACCTGTGAGGAGCCCAAGATTAGGATGAACAAGGTTGTCAGGAAGAACCTGAGGGTGCGACTTGGTGATGTTGTTTCTGTCCACCAGTGCCAGGATGTGAAATACGGGAAACGTGTGCACATTCTTCCGATTGATGATACAGTTGAAGGCATTACCGGGAACCTGTTTGATGCCTTCCTGAAGC CATACTTCTTAGAAGCATACCGCCCAGTGAGGAAAGGAGATCTCTTCCTTGTCAGGGGTGGAATGAGAAGTGTGGAATTCAAAGTCATAGAGACTGACCCTACTGAGTATTGCATCGTTGCACCAGATACAGAAATATTCTGTGATGGGGAGCCTATTAagagggaagatgaggaaaggCTTGATGAGGTTGGATATGATGATGTTGGTGGAGTTAGAAAACAGATGGCTCAAATCAGAGAGCTTGTTGAGCTTCCACTGCGTCATCCCCAACTTTTCAAATCCATTGGTGTGAAGCCACCAAAGGGCATATTGCTGTATGGACCACCTGGTTCTGGAAAAACCCTCATTGCTCGTGCTGTTGCAAATGAGACTGgagcctttttctttttgattaaTGGACCTGAGATTATGTCAAAGCTAGCTGGAGAGAGTGAGAGCAATCTCAGGAAGGCATTTGAAGAAGCAGAGAAGAATGCACCATCTATCATTTTCATTGATGAGATTGATTCCATTGCTCCCAAGAGAGAGAAGACCAATGGAGAAGTGGAACGTCGTATTGTTTCACAGCTGTTGACTCTTATGGATGGACTCAAAGCTCGTTCTCATGTTATTGTTATGGGTGCTACAAACCGCCCCAACAGCATTGATCCTGCTCTTCGGAGGTTTGGAAGGTTTGACCGTGAGATTGACATTGGTGTCCCTGATGAGGTTGGGCGGCTTGAGGTTCTTCGTATTCACACTAAGAACATGAAGCTAGCTGAAGAT GTTGATTTGGAACTCATTGCGAAGGATACTCATGGATATGTTGGTGCTGATCTTGCTGCCCTTTGCACTGAGGCTGCTCTTCAGTGCATTCGTGAGAAGATGGATATCATAGATCTTGAGGACGAGACAATAGATGCTGAGATATTGAACTCGATGGCTGTCACAAATGACCATTTCAAAACCGCACTTGGTACAAGCAACCCATCTGCTCTTCGTGAAACT GTTGTTGAAGTTCCTAATGTCTCATGGGAGGACATTGGTGGGCTGGAGAATGTCAAGAGGGAGCTGCAGGAG ACTGTCCAATATCCAGTGGAGCACCCAGAGAAGTTCGAGAAGTTTGGAATGTCTCCATCCAAAGGAGTTCTGTTCTATGGCCCTCCTGGCTGTGGTAAGACCTTGTTGGCCAAGGCAATTGCCAATGAGTGCCAGGCAAACTTCATCAGTGTGAAGGGGCCAGAGTTGCTCACCATGTGGTTTGGAGAGAGTGAAGCTAATGTTCGTGAGATATTTGACAAGGCCCGCCAGTCTGCACCATGTGTGCTCTTCTTCGACGAGCTTGACTCAATTGCTACTCAG AGAGGAAGCAGTGTGGGTGATGCTGGAGGTGCAGCTGATAGGGTGCTGAATCAGCTGTTGACAGAGATGGATGGCATGAATGCCAAGAAGACTGTTTTCATTATTGGGGCTACAAACAGGCCTGACATCATAGATCCGGCCTTGCTTAGGCCAGGGCGTCTCGATCAGCTGATCTACATTCCACTGCCTGATGAGCAATCTAGGCTCCAAATTTTCAAAGCTTGCCTCAGGAAGTCCCCTGTGGCGAAGGATGTGGACTTGAACGCTCTTGCCAAGTACACCCAAGGCTTCAGTGGTGCAGATATTACAGAAATCTGTCAGCGTGCATGCAAATATGCGATTAGAGAGAACATCGAGAAG GACATTGAGAGGGAAAGGCGGAGTAAGGAGAACCCTGAAGCGATGGAGGAAGACGAAGTCGACGACATTGCTGAGATCAAGGCAGCCCACTTCGAGGAGTCGATGAAGTACGCGCGCCGCAGTGTCAGCGATGCCGACATCCGCAAGTACCAGGCGTTCGCCCAGACGTTGCAGCAGTCTCGCGGGTTTGGCAGTGAGTTCCGTTTCGAGCGGACAGAAGCTGGTGCTGGAGCTGCGGCTGATCCTTTTGCgtctgctgccgccgtcgctgaTGATGACGATTTATATAGTTAG
- the LOC127752723 gene encoding pentatricopeptide repeat-containing protein At5g08305-like isoform X2, producing MPPPPPHSPPLPPHLLRHLDGRALSTPLLDPLIRAASASASAPHHAFSLFLLLLRSALRPSHLTFPFLARAAARLASPRLARAVHAQPLRRGLLPQDLHVSNSLVHMYAACALPGLARRLFDEIPRPNHVSWNALLDGYAKCRDLPAARRVFARMPQRDVVSWSAMIDGCVKCGEHREALAVFEMMEATAARHDGVRANDVTMVSVLGACAHLGDLVRGRKMHRYLEEHGFPLNIRLATSLVDMYAKCGAIVEALEVFHAVPVESTDVLIWNAVIGGLAVHGMSRESLQMFQKMEHAGVVPDEITYLCLLSACVHGGLVDEAWRFFRSLEAQRLRPHVEHYACLVDVLGRAGRLEEAYGVVKSMPMKPSVSVLGALLNACHIHGWVELGEAVGRQLVHLQPDHDGRYIGLSNIYAVARRWQEAKKARKVMEERGVKKVPGFSEIDVGRGLCRFIAQDKTHPGSAEIYALLKLIAMDMKMKDDATVPDYTCMYC from the coding sequence atgccgccgccgccgcctcactctcctcccctcccgccgcacctcctccgccacctcgacGGCCGCGCGCTCTCCACCCCCCTCCTCGACCCGCTCATCCgcgcggcctccgcctccgcctccgcgccgcaccacgccttctccctcttcctcctcctgctccgctCCGCGCTGCGCCCTTCCCACCTCACCTTCCCCttcctcgcccgcgccgccgcgcgcctcgcctccccgcgcctcgcgcgcgcggtccacgcGCAGCCGCTCCGCAGGGGGCTCCTCCCCCAAGACCTCCACGTCTCCAACTCCCTCGTCCACATGTACGCCGCCTGCGCGCTCCCGGGACTCGCCCGCCGCCTGTTCGACGAAATCCCCCGCCCGAACCACGTCTCCTGGAACGCCCTCCTCGACGGCTACGCCAAGTGCCGCGAcctccccgccgcgcgccgggtGTTCGCGCGGATGCCCCAGCGGGACGTGGTGTCGTGGAGCGCCATGATCGACGGGTGCGTCAAGTGCGGGGAGCACCGGGAGGCTCTTGCGGTGTTCGAGATGATGGAGGCCACCGCGGCGCGCCATGATGGGGTCAGGGCGAACGATGTCACCATGGTCAGCGTGCTGGGGGCTTGCGCGCACCTGGGGGACCTTGTGCGGGGGAGGAAGATGCATCGGTACCTGGAGGAGCACGGGTTCCCGCTGAACATCCGGCTTGCGACCTCCCTTGTTGACATGTACGCGAAATGTGGGGCAATCGTTGAGGCGCTTGAGGTTTTCCATGCCGTGCCGGTGGAGAGTACTGATGTTCTGATATGGAACGCTGTGATTGGCGGGCTGGCGGTGCATGGGATGAGCAGGGAGTCACTGCAGATGTTCCAGAAGATGGAGCATGCTGGGGTTGTGCCGGATGAGATCACGTACCTTTGTCTGTTAAGTGCTTGCGTCCATGGTGGTTTGGTGGATGAGGCTTGGAGGTTCTTTCGCTCGCTTGAAGCTCAACGGTTGAGACCACATGTTGAGCACTATGCTTGCCTGGTAGATGTGCTTGGTCGGGCAGGCCGCTTGGAGGAAGCATATGGTGTTGTTAAGAGTATGCCAATGAAGCCGAGTGTTTCTGTACTTGGTGCTCTCTTGAATGCCTGTCATATCCATGGATGGGTGGAGCTGGGGGAGGCAGTCGGCAGGCAGCTTGTCCATTTGCAGCCAGACCACGATGGCCGGTACATTGGTCTGTCGAATATCTACGCTGTTGCTAGGCGGTGGCAAGAGGCAAAAAAAGCGAGAAAGGTGATGGAGGAGAGAGGCGTGAAAAAGGTTCCTGGATTTAGTGAGATTGATGTTGGCAGAGGGCTCTGCAGATTCATTGCCCAAGATAAGACTCACCCGGGCTCAGCAGAGATTTATGCCTTGCTGAAACTTATTGCAATGGATATGAAAATGAAGGATGATGCCACTGTTCCAGATTATACCTGTATGTACTGCTAA
- the LOC127752723 gene encoding pentatricopeptide repeat-containing protein At5g08305-like isoform X1 → MPPPPPHSPPLPPHLLRHLDGRALSTPLLDPLIRAASASASAPHHAFSLFLLLLRSALRPSHLTFPFLARAAARLASPRLARAVHAQPLRRGLLPQDLHVSNSLVHMYAACALPGLARRLFDEIPRPNHVSWNALLDGYAKCRDLPAARRVFARMPQRDVVSWSAMIDGCVKCGEHREALAVFEMMEATAARHDGVRANDVTMVSVLGACAHLGDLVRGRKMHRYLEEHGFPLNIRLATSLVDMYAKCGAIVEALEVFHAVPVESTDVLIWNAVIGGLAVHGMSRESLQMFQKMEHAGVVPDEITYLCLLSACVHGGLVDEAWRFFRSLEAQRLRPHVEHYACLVDVLGRAGRLEEAYGVVKSMPMKPSVSVLGALLNACHIHGWVELGEAVGRQLVHLQPDHDGRYIGLSNIYAVARRWQEAKKARKVMEERGVKKVPGFSEIDVGRGLCRFIAQDKTHPGSAEIYALLKLIAMDMKMKDDATVPDYTYRTNG, encoded by the exons atgccgccgccgccgcctcactctcctcccctcccgccgcacctcctccgccacctcgacGGCCGCGCGCTCTCCACCCCCCTCCTCGACCCGCTCATCCgcgcggcctccgcctccgcctccgcgccgcaccacgccttctccctcttcctcctcctgctccgctCCGCGCTGCGCCCTTCCCACCTCACCTTCCCCttcctcgcccgcgccgccgcgcgcctcgcctccccgcgcctcgcgcgcgcggtccacgcGCAGCCGCTCCGCAGGGGGCTCCTCCCCCAAGACCTCCACGTCTCCAACTCCCTCGTCCACATGTACGCCGCCTGCGCGCTCCCGGGACTCGCCCGCCGCCTGTTCGACGAAATCCCCCGCCCGAACCACGTCTCCTGGAACGCCCTCCTCGACGGCTACGCCAAGTGCCGCGAcctccccgccgcgcgccgggtGTTCGCGCGGATGCCCCAGCGGGACGTGGTGTCGTGGAGCGCCATGATCGACGGGTGCGTCAAGTGCGGGGAGCACCGGGAGGCTCTTGCGGTGTTCGAGATGATGGAGGCCACCGCGGCGCGCCATGATGGGGTCAGGGCGAACGATGTCACCATGGTCAGCGTGCTGGGGGCTTGCGCGCACCTGGGGGACCTTGTGCGGGGGAGGAAGATGCATCGGTACCTGGAGGAGCACGGGTTCCCGCTGAACATCCGGCTTGCGACCTCCCTTGTTGACATGTACGCGAAATGTGGGGCAATCGTTGAGGCGCTTGAGGTTTTCCATGCCGTGCCGGTGGAGAGTACTGATGTTCTGATATGGAACGCTGTGATTGGCGGGCTGGCGGTGCATGGGATGAGCAGGGAGTCACTGCAGATGTTCCAGAAGATGGAGCATGCTGGGGTTGTGCCGGATGAGATCACGTACCTTTGTCTGTTAAGTGCTTGCGTCCATGGTGGTTTGGTGGATGAGGCTTGGAGGTTCTTTCGCTCGCTTGAAGCTCAACGGTTGAGACCACATGTTGAGCACTATGCTTGCCTGGTAGATGTGCTTGGTCGGGCAGGCCGCTTGGAGGAAGCATATGGTGTTGTTAAGAGTATGCCAATGAAGCCGAGTGTTTCTGTACTTGGTGCTCTCTTGAATGCCTGTCATATCCATGGATGGGTGGAGCTGGGGGAGGCAGTCGGCAGGCAGCTTGTCCATTTGCAGCCAGACCACGATGGCCGGTACATTGGTCTGTCGAATATCTACGCTGTTGCTAGGCGGTGGCAAGAGGCAAAAAAAGCGAGAAAGGTGATGGAGGAGAGAGGCGTGAAAAAGGTTCCTGGATTTAGTGAGATTGATGTTGGCAGAGGGCTCTGCAGATTCATTGCCCAAGATAAGACTCACCCGGGCTCAGCAGAGATTTATGCCTTGCTGAAACTTATTGCAATGGATATGAAAATGAAGGATGATGCCACTGTTCCAGATTATACCT ACAGGACAAATGGATAG